The following proteins are co-located in the Neomonachus schauinslandi chromosome 8, ASM220157v2, whole genome shotgun sequence genome:
- the FAM50B gene encoding protein FAM50B isoform X2 — translation MAQYKGTMREAGRAMHLIKQREKQKEQMEVLKQRIAEETIIKSKVDKKFSAHYDAVEAELKSSTVGLVTLNDMKAKQEALLKERERQLAKREQLEARRLQLEALREKERKQEQKRKICSLSFTPDEGDAGDAGDADRKKNLGKNPDVDTSFLPDREREEEENRLREQLRQEWEARREKVKREEMEVTFSYWDGSGHRRTVRIHKGSTVQQFLRKALQGLRKDFRELRAAGVEQLMYIKEDLILPHYHTFYDFIVTKARGKSGPLFSFDVHDDVRLLSDATMEKDESHAGKVVLRSWYEKNKHIFPASRWEPYDPEKKWDKYTIR, via the exons ATGGCTCAGTACAAGGGCACGATGCGCGAGGCCGGCAGGGCCATGCACCTGATCAAGCAGCGGGAAAAGCAGAAGGAGCAGATGGAGGTGCTGAAGCAGCGGATCGCCGAGGAGACCATCATCAAGTCGAAGGTGGACAAGAAATTCTCGGCTCATTACGACGCCGTGGAGGCCGAGCTGAAGTCGAGCACGGTGGGCCTGGTGACCCTGAACGACATGAAGGCCAAGCAGGAGGCCCTGCTGAAGGAGCGAGAGAGGCAGCTAGCCAAGAGGGAGCAGTTGGAGGCGCGGCGGCTGCAGCTGGAGGCGCTGCGGGAGAAGGAGCGCAAGCAGGAGCAGAAGCGCAAGATCTGCAGCCTGTCCTTCACGCCCGACGAGGGCGACGCGGGCGACGCGGGCGACGCGGAC AGGAAGAAGAACCTGGGGAAGAATCCAGACGTGGACACGAGCTTCCTGCCGGACCGCGAGCGCGAGGAGGAGGAGAACCGGCTGCGGGAGCAGCTGCGGCAGGAGTGGGAGGCCAGGCGCGAGAAGGTGAAGCGCGAGGAGATGGAGGTCACGTTCAGCTACTGGGACGGCTCGGGACACCGGCGCACGGTCCGCATCCACAAGGGCAGCACGGTGCAGCAGTTCCTGAGGAAGGCGCTGCAGGGGCTGCGCAAGGACTTCCGCGAGCTGCGGGCGGCCGGCGTGGAGCAGCTCATGTACATCAAGGAGGACCTGATCCTGCCCCACTACCACACCTTCTACGACTTCATCGTCACCAAGGCCCGGGGCAAGAGCGGGCCGCTCTTCAGCTTCGACGTGCACGACGACGTGCGGCTGCTGAGCGACGCCACCATGGAGAAGGACGAGTCGCACGCGGGCAAGGTGGTGCTGCGCAGCTGGTACGAGAAGAACAAGCACATCTTCCCCGCCAGCCGCTGGGAGCCCTACGACCCCGAGAAGAAGTGGGACAAGTACACGATCCGATGA
- the FAM50B gene encoding protein FAM50B isoform X1 has protein sequence MAQYKGTMREAGRAMHLIKQREKQKEQMEVLKQRIAEETIIKSKVDKKFSAHYDAVEAELKSSTVGLVTLNDMKAKQEALLKERERQLAKREQLEARRLQLEALREKERKQEQKRKICSLSFTPDEGDAGDAGDADADAAAGERPRSVGLSKRKKNLGKNPDVDTSFLPDREREEEENRLREQLRQEWEARREKVKREEMEVTFSYWDGSGHRRTVRIHKGSTVQQFLRKALQGLRKDFRELRAAGVEQLMYIKEDLILPHYHTFYDFIVTKARGKSGPLFSFDVHDDVRLLSDATMEKDESHAGKVVLRSWYEKNKHIFPASRWEPYDPEKKWDKYTIR, from the coding sequence ATGGCTCAGTACAAGGGCACGATGCGCGAGGCCGGCAGGGCCATGCACCTGATCAAGCAGCGGGAAAAGCAGAAGGAGCAGATGGAGGTGCTGAAGCAGCGGATCGCCGAGGAGACCATCATCAAGTCGAAGGTGGACAAGAAATTCTCGGCTCATTACGACGCCGTGGAGGCCGAGCTGAAGTCGAGCACGGTGGGCCTGGTGACCCTGAACGACATGAAGGCCAAGCAGGAGGCCCTGCTGAAGGAGCGAGAGAGGCAGCTAGCCAAGAGGGAGCAGTTGGAGGCGCGGCGGCTGCAGCTGGAGGCGCTGCGGGAGAAGGAGCGCAAGCAGGAGCAGAAGCGCAAGATCTGCAGCCTGTCCTTCACGCCCGACGAGGGCGACGCGGGCGACGCGGGCGACGCGGACGCGGATGCGGCGGCTGGGGAGCGGCCCAGGTCCGTGGGGCTGAGCAAGAGGAAGAAGAACCTGGGGAAGAATCCAGACGTGGACACGAGCTTCCTGCCGGACCGCGAGCGCGAGGAGGAGGAGAACCGGCTGCGGGAGCAGCTGCGGCAGGAGTGGGAGGCCAGGCGCGAGAAGGTGAAGCGCGAGGAGATGGAGGTCACGTTCAGCTACTGGGACGGCTCGGGACACCGGCGCACGGTCCGCATCCACAAGGGCAGCACGGTGCAGCAGTTCCTGAGGAAGGCGCTGCAGGGGCTGCGCAAGGACTTCCGCGAGCTGCGGGCGGCCGGCGTGGAGCAGCTCATGTACATCAAGGAGGACCTGATCCTGCCCCACTACCACACCTTCTACGACTTCATCGTCACCAAGGCCCGGGGCAAGAGCGGGCCGCTCTTCAGCTTCGACGTGCACGACGACGTGCGGCTGCTGAGCGACGCCACCATGGAGAAGGACGAGTCGCACGCGGGCAAGGTGGTGCTGCGCAGCTGGTACGAGAAGAACAAGCACATCTTCCCCGCCAGCCGCTGGGAGCCCTACGACCCCGAGAAGAAGTGGGACAAGTACACGATCCGATGA